A stretch of Phoenix dactylifera cultivar Barhee BC4 chromosome 16, palm_55x_up_171113_PBpolish2nd_filt_p, whole genome shotgun sequence DNA encodes these proteins:
- the LOC103723627 gene encoding uncharacterized protein LOC103723627 isoform X2 — MENLRLDLMEESADTMEEDEFYEEIEAPKFVDFTAPDRSRPDDRSWFCVRVGCDQNHEEVDLDALYRSFVLRVMAARSPNVGLRKALNRQGPRSMAKCPHSAPAKSAKDKISKFSTITSIPEKMAKTKLKDHPISTLRSTPSKTKAKVQRFPSEKALTTPRKKKCSTNQEPLRSVKYQKAPIGAPKNRSVAKALFHYSPKKTDETRTPSKCHAPVSEVCTEMRLNIRSRTKNVPSRYLCKPSTAMNSKRTEETAKSSKKKVEGCSQIRNSPVLREGIQSNSNDTGTDGRLGNLSILATDVEEHLAPLVVSSVKESLQSATADATTSSKSKAPQNSKDDLENKVSMQQISIRAATETRAVENATDLDDNKENASYSDRATRDIDSNATNFENENLQSETCKNAPHKAIRAPIKSLKEPSDQGGKHKRTTNPKPFRFRTDERGILKEANLQRRQIGAQEGTTTTLRHGEGLQNGRPFHGLVKQTTSGEGVRNAQPNLAKSRHKLPMQLIISKEKTTEKSKRQTAKSASVTASGKVPASHLGRENNKVGIAAMSIKAKRPTTVPKGPNFHRINLPKGCTKKPEMVIN; from the exons CAGCCCCTGATCGTTCTCGGCCGGATGACCGCTCCTGGTTCTGCGTTCGTGTCG GATGTGACCAAAATCACGAGGAAGTAGATCTTGATGCTCTATACAGAAGTTTCGTGCTTCGG GTCATGGCAGCAAGGAGCCCAAATGTAGGGCTTCGAAAAGCATTAAATCGACAAGGACCAAG ATCAATGGCAAAATGTCCACATTCCGCACCAGCAAAGTCAGCCAAGGATAAAATAAGTAAATTTAGCACTATCACTTCAATTCCTGAAAAGATGGCAAAAACTAAGCTGAAAGACCATCCAATCTCTACTTTGAGATCAACTCCAAGCAAAACAAAGGCGAAAGTGCAACGCTTTCCAAGCGAAAAGGCGTTGACGACACCAAGGAAGAAAAAATGTTCAACAAACCAAGAGCCACTTCGAAGTGTGAAGTATCAGAAGGCGCCAATTGGAGCACCCAAGAATAGAAGTGTGGCAAAAGCCCTATTTCACTATAGCCCAAAGAAAACAGATGAGACTAGAACCCCTTCAAAGTGCCATGCCCCAGTATCTGAGGTTTGCACTGAGATGAGGCTTAACATTCGCAGTCGAACAAAGAATGTACCGAGCAGGTACCTTTGCAAGCCATCTACTGCAATGAATTCGAAAAGAACTGAAGAAACTGCGAAGAGttcaaagaagaaagttgaggGTTGTTCCCAGATACGCAATTCCCCGGTGCTTCGAGAAGGGATTCAGAGCAACTCTAATGACACAGGAACTGATGGAAGACTAGGTAATCTGAGTATCTTGGCTACTGATGTCGAAGAGCATCTCGCACCTTTAGTGGTTTCCTCTGTTAAAGAGTCTTTGCAATCAGCAACAGCAGATGCTACAACCTCCAGCAAGTCAAAAGCACCACAAAATTCTAAGGATGATTTAGAAAACAAGGTTTCCATGCAGCAAATTTCCATCAGAGCAGCTACCGAGACTCGAGCAGTGGAGAATGCTACTGACCTGGATGACAATAAAGAAAATGCTTCATACAGTGATAGAGCTACTAG AGATATAGATTCAAATGCGACAAATTTTGAAAACGAGAACTTGCAGTCGGAGACCTGCAAGAATGCTCCTCATAAG GCAATCCGAGCTCCGATTAAGTCCCTTAAGGAACCTTCTGATCAAGGAGGAAAGCACAAGAGAACTACGAATCCGAAGCCTTTCAGATTTAGAACTGAT GAAAGAGGGATTCTCAAAGAAGCAAACCTGCAGAGAAGGCAGATTGGAGCTCAGGAAGGAACAACCACCACACTCAGGCATGGAGAAGGATTGCAA AATGGGAGGCCTTTCCATGGACTGGTAAAGCAAACTACTTCTGGTGAAGGTGTGCGCAATGCCCAGCCT aatctAGCAAAATCTCGCCATAAGTTGCCCATGCAGTTAATCATTAGCAAGGAAAAAACAACGGAAAAATCTAAGAGACAAACTGCCAAGTCTGCGAG TGTGACAGCTTCAGGAAAGGTGCCGGCGTCCCATTTAGGAAGGGAGAACAACAAAGTCGGAATTGCCGCCATGAGTATAAAGGCCAAGAGACCTACCACGGTTCCAAAAGGACCAAACTTTCACAGGATCAATCTTCCAAAGGGTTGCACAAAGAAACCTGAGATGGTGATCAATTGA
- the LOC103723627 gene encoding uncharacterized protein LOC103723627 isoform X6: protein MENLRLDLMEESADTMEEDEFYEEIEAPKFVDFTAPDRSRPDDRSWFCVRVGCDQNHEEVDLDALYRSFVLRVMAARSPNVGLRKALNRQGPRSMAKCPHSAPAKSAKDKISKFSTITSIPEKMAKTKLKDHPISTLRSTPSKTKAKVQRFPSEKALTTPRKKKCSTNQEPLRSVKYQKAPIGAPKNRSVAKALFHYSPKKTDETRTPSKCHAPVSEVCTEMRLNIRSRTKNVPSRYLCKPSTAMNSKRTEETAKSSKKKVEGCSQIRNSPVLREGIQSNSNDTGTDGRLGNLSILATDVEEHLAPLVVSSVKESLQSATADATTSSKSKAPQNSKDDLENKVSMQQISIRAATETRAVENATDLDDNKENASYSDRATRDIDSNATNFENENLQSETCKNAPHKLWYRQSELRLSPLRNLLIKEESTRELRIRSLSDLELMKEGFSKKQTCREGRLELRKEQPPHSGMEKDCKMGGLSMDW from the exons CAGCCCCTGATCGTTCTCGGCCGGATGACCGCTCCTGGTTCTGCGTTCGTGTCG GATGTGACCAAAATCACGAGGAAGTAGATCTTGATGCTCTATACAGAAGTTTCGTGCTTCGG GTCATGGCAGCAAGGAGCCCAAATGTAGGGCTTCGAAAAGCATTAAATCGACAAGGACCAAG ATCAATGGCAAAATGTCCACATTCCGCACCAGCAAAGTCAGCCAAGGATAAAATAAGTAAATTTAGCACTATCACTTCAATTCCTGAAAAGATGGCAAAAACTAAGCTGAAAGACCATCCAATCTCTACTTTGAGATCAACTCCAAGCAAAACAAAGGCGAAAGTGCAACGCTTTCCAAGCGAAAAGGCGTTGACGACACCAAGGAAGAAAAAATGTTCAACAAACCAAGAGCCACTTCGAAGTGTGAAGTATCAGAAGGCGCCAATTGGAGCACCCAAGAATAGAAGTGTGGCAAAAGCCCTATTTCACTATAGCCCAAAGAAAACAGATGAGACTAGAACCCCTTCAAAGTGCCATGCCCCAGTATCTGAGGTTTGCACTGAGATGAGGCTTAACATTCGCAGTCGAACAAAGAATGTACCGAGCAGGTACCTTTGCAAGCCATCTACTGCAATGAATTCGAAAAGAACTGAAGAAACTGCGAAGAGttcaaagaagaaagttgaggGTTGTTCCCAGATACGCAATTCCCCGGTGCTTCGAGAAGGGATTCAGAGCAACTCTAATGACACAGGAACTGATGGAAGACTAGGTAATCTGAGTATCTTGGCTACTGATGTCGAAGAGCATCTCGCACCTTTAGTGGTTTCCTCTGTTAAAGAGTCTTTGCAATCAGCAACAGCAGATGCTACAACCTCCAGCAAGTCAAAAGCACCACAAAATTCTAAGGATGATTTAGAAAACAAGGTTTCCATGCAGCAAATTTCCATCAGAGCAGCTACCGAGACTCGAGCAGTGGAGAATGCTACTGACCTGGATGACAATAAAGAAAATGCTTCATACAGTGATAGAGCTACTAG AGATATAGATTCAAATGCGACAAATTTTGAAAACGAGAACTTGCAGTCGGAGACCTGCAAGAATGCTCCTCATAAG TTGTGGTACAGGCAATCCGAGCTCCGATTAAGTCCCTTAAGGAACCTTCTGATCAAGGAGGAAAGCACAAGAGAACTACGAATCCGAAGCCTTTCAGATTTAGAACTGAT GAAAGAGGGATTCTCAAAGAAGCAAACCTGCAGAGAAGGCAGATTGGAGCTCAGGAAGGAACAACCACCACACTCAGGCATGGAGAAGGATTGCAA AATGGGAGGCCTTTCCATGGACTGGTAA
- the LOC103723627 gene encoding uncharacterized protein LOC103723627 isoform X5 has translation MENLRLDLMEESADTMEEDEFYEEIEAPKFVDFTAPDRSRPDDRSWFCVRVGCDQNHEEVDLDALYRSFVLRVMAARSPNVGLRKALNRQGPRSMAKCPHSAPAKSAKDKISKFSTITSIPEKMAKTKLKDHPISTLRSTPSKTKAKVQRFPSEKALTTPRKKKCSTNQEPLRSVKYQKAPIGAPKNRSVAKALFHYSPKKTDETRTPSKCHAPVSEVCTEMRLNIRSRTKNVPSRYLCKPSTAMNSKRTEETAKSSKKKVEGCSQIRNSPVLREGIQSNSNDTGTDGRLGNLSILATDVEEHLAPLVVSSVKESLQSATADATTSSKSKAPQNSKDDLENKVSMQQISIRAATETRAVENATDLDDNKENASYSDRATRDIDSNATNFENENLQSETCKNAPHKLWYRQSELRLSPLRNLLIKEESTRELRIRSLSDLELMKEGFSKKQTCREGRLELRKEQPPHSGMEKDCKRMGGLSMDW, from the exons CAGCCCCTGATCGTTCTCGGCCGGATGACCGCTCCTGGTTCTGCGTTCGTGTCG GATGTGACCAAAATCACGAGGAAGTAGATCTTGATGCTCTATACAGAAGTTTCGTGCTTCGG GTCATGGCAGCAAGGAGCCCAAATGTAGGGCTTCGAAAAGCATTAAATCGACAAGGACCAAG ATCAATGGCAAAATGTCCACATTCCGCACCAGCAAAGTCAGCCAAGGATAAAATAAGTAAATTTAGCACTATCACTTCAATTCCTGAAAAGATGGCAAAAACTAAGCTGAAAGACCATCCAATCTCTACTTTGAGATCAACTCCAAGCAAAACAAAGGCGAAAGTGCAACGCTTTCCAAGCGAAAAGGCGTTGACGACACCAAGGAAGAAAAAATGTTCAACAAACCAAGAGCCACTTCGAAGTGTGAAGTATCAGAAGGCGCCAATTGGAGCACCCAAGAATAGAAGTGTGGCAAAAGCCCTATTTCACTATAGCCCAAAGAAAACAGATGAGACTAGAACCCCTTCAAAGTGCCATGCCCCAGTATCTGAGGTTTGCACTGAGATGAGGCTTAACATTCGCAGTCGAACAAAGAATGTACCGAGCAGGTACCTTTGCAAGCCATCTACTGCAATGAATTCGAAAAGAACTGAAGAAACTGCGAAGAGttcaaagaagaaagttgaggGTTGTTCCCAGATACGCAATTCCCCGGTGCTTCGAGAAGGGATTCAGAGCAACTCTAATGACACAGGAACTGATGGAAGACTAGGTAATCTGAGTATCTTGGCTACTGATGTCGAAGAGCATCTCGCACCTTTAGTGGTTTCCTCTGTTAAAGAGTCTTTGCAATCAGCAACAGCAGATGCTACAACCTCCAGCAAGTCAAAAGCACCACAAAATTCTAAGGATGATTTAGAAAACAAGGTTTCCATGCAGCAAATTTCCATCAGAGCAGCTACCGAGACTCGAGCAGTGGAGAATGCTACTGACCTGGATGACAATAAAGAAAATGCTTCATACAGTGATAGAGCTACTAG AGATATAGATTCAAATGCGACAAATTTTGAAAACGAGAACTTGCAGTCGGAGACCTGCAAGAATGCTCCTCATAAG TTGTGGTACAGGCAATCCGAGCTCCGATTAAGTCCCTTAAGGAACCTTCTGATCAAGGAGGAAAGCACAAGAGAACTACGAATCCGAAGCCTTTCAGATTTAGAACTGAT GAAAGAGGGATTCTCAAAGAAGCAAACCTGCAGAGAAGGCAGATTGGAGCTCAGGAAGGAACAACCACCACACTCAGGCATGGAGAAGGATTGCAA AAGAATGGGAGGCCTTTCCATGGACTGGTAA
- the LOC103723627 gene encoding uncharacterized protein LOC103723627 isoform X1 gives MENLRLDLMEESADTMEEDEFYEEIEAPKFVDFTAPDRSRPDDRSWFCVRVGCDQNHEEVDLDALYRSFVLRVMAARSPNVGLRKALNRQGPRSMAKCPHSAPAKSAKDKISKFSTITSIPEKMAKTKLKDHPISTLRSTPSKTKAKVQRFPSEKALTTPRKKKCSTNQEPLRSVKYQKAPIGAPKNRSVAKALFHYSPKKTDETRTPSKCHAPVSEVCTEMRLNIRSRTKNVPSRYLCKPSTAMNSKRTEETAKSSKKKVEGCSQIRNSPVLREGIQSNSNDTGTDGRLGNLSILATDVEEHLAPLVVSSVKESLQSATADATTSSKSKAPQNSKDDLENKVSMQQISIRAATETRAVENATDLDDNKENASYSDRATRDIDSNATNFENENLQSETCKNAPHKAIRAPIKSLKEPSDQGGKHKRTTNPKPFRFRTDERGILKEANLQRRQIGAQEGTTTTLRHGEGLQKNGRPFHGLVKQTTSGEGVRNAQPNLAKSRHKLPMQLIISKEKTTEKSKRQTAKSASVTASGKVPASHLGRENNKVGIAAMSIKAKRPTTVPKGPNFHRINLPKGCTKKPEMVIN, from the exons CAGCCCCTGATCGTTCTCGGCCGGATGACCGCTCCTGGTTCTGCGTTCGTGTCG GATGTGACCAAAATCACGAGGAAGTAGATCTTGATGCTCTATACAGAAGTTTCGTGCTTCGG GTCATGGCAGCAAGGAGCCCAAATGTAGGGCTTCGAAAAGCATTAAATCGACAAGGACCAAG ATCAATGGCAAAATGTCCACATTCCGCACCAGCAAAGTCAGCCAAGGATAAAATAAGTAAATTTAGCACTATCACTTCAATTCCTGAAAAGATGGCAAAAACTAAGCTGAAAGACCATCCAATCTCTACTTTGAGATCAACTCCAAGCAAAACAAAGGCGAAAGTGCAACGCTTTCCAAGCGAAAAGGCGTTGACGACACCAAGGAAGAAAAAATGTTCAACAAACCAAGAGCCACTTCGAAGTGTGAAGTATCAGAAGGCGCCAATTGGAGCACCCAAGAATAGAAGTGTGGCAAAAGCCCTATTTCACTATAGCCCAAAGAAAACAGATGAGACTAGAACCCCTTCAAAGTGCCATGCCCCAGTATCTGAGGTTTGCACTGAGATGAGGCTTAACATTCGCAGTCGAACAAAGAATGTACCGAGCAGGTACCTTTGCAAGCCATCTACTGCAATGAATTCGAAAAGAACTGAAGAAACTGCGAAGAGttcaaagaagaaagttgaggGTTGTTCCCAGATACGCAATTCCCCGGTGCTTCGAGAAGGGATTCAGAGCAACTCTAATGACACAGGAACTGATGGAAGACTAGGTAATCTGAGTATCTTGGCTACTGATGTCGAAGAGCATCTCGCACCTTTAGTGGTTTCCTCTGTTAAAGAGTCTTTGCAATCAGCAACAGCAGATGCTACAACCTCCAGCAAGTCAAAAGCACCACAAAATTCTAAGGATGATTTAGAAAACAAGGTTTCCATGCAGCAAATTTCCATCAGAGCAGCTACCGAGACTCGAGCAGTGGAGAATGCTACTGACCTGGATGACAATAAAGAAAATGCTTCATACAGTGATAGAGCTACTAG AGATATAGATTCAAATGCGACAAATTTTGAAAACGAGAACTTGCAGTCGGAGACCTGCAAGAATGCTCCTCATAAG GCAATCCGAGCTCCGATTAAGTCCCTTAAGGAACCTTCTGATCAAGGAGGAAAGCACAAGAGAACTACGAATCCGAAGCCTTTCAGATTTAGAACTGAT GAAAGAGGGATTCTCAAAGAAGCAAACCTGCAGAGAAGGCAGATTGGAGCTCAGGAAGGAACAACCACCACACTCAGGCATGGAGAAGGATTGCAA AAGAATGGGAGGCCTTTCCATGGACTGGTAAAGCAAACTACTTCTGGTGAAGGTGTGCGCAATGCCCAGCCT aatctAGCAAAATCTCGCCATAAGTTGCCCATGCAGTTAATCATTAGCAAGGAAAAAACAACGGAAAAATCTAAGAGACAAACTGCCAAGTCTGCGAG TGTGACAGCTTCAGGAAAGGTGCCGGCGTCCCATTTAGGAAGGGAGAACAACAAAGTCGGAATTGCCGCCATGAGTATAAAGGCCAAGAGACCTACCACGGTTCCAAAAGGACCAAACTTTCACAGGATCAATCTTCCAAAGGGTTGCACAAAGAAACCTGAGATGGTGATCAATTGA
- the LOC103723627 gene encoding uncharacterized protein LOC103723627 isoform X4, with translation MENLRLDLMEESADTMEEDEFYEEIEAPKFVDFTAPDRSRPDDRSWFCVRVGCDQNHEEVDLDALYRSFVLRVMAARSPNVGLRKALNRQGPRSMAKCPHSAPAKSAKDKISKFSTITSIPEKMAKTKLKDHPISTLRSTPSKTKAKVQRFPSEKALTTPRKKKCSTNQEPLRSVKYQKAPIGAPKNRSVAKALFHYSPKKTDETRTPSKCHAPVSEVCTEMRLNIRSRTKNVPSRYLCKPSTAMNSKRTEETAKSSKKKVEGCSQIRNSPVLREGIQSNSNDTGTDGRLGNLSILATDVEEHLAPLVVSSVKESLQSATADATTSSKSKAPQNSKDDLENKVSMQQISIRAATETRAVENATDLDDNKENASYSDRATRDIDSNATNFENENLQSETCKNAPHKAIRAPIKSLKEPSDQGGKHKRTTNPKPFRFRTDERGILKEANLQRRQIGAQEGTTTTLRHGEGLQKNGRPFHGLVKQTTSGEGVRNAQPVSKRSH, from the exons CAGCCCCTGATCGTTCTCGGCCGGATGACCGCTCCTGGTTCTGCGTTCGTGTCG GATGTGACCAAAATCACGAGGAAGTAGATCTTGATGCTCTATACAGAAGTTTCGTGCTTCGG GTCATGGCAGCAAGGAGCCCAAATGTAGGGCTTCGAAAAGCATTAAATCGACAAGGACCAAG ATCAATGGCAAAATGTCCACATTCCGCACCAGCAAAGTCAGCCAAGGATAAAATAAGTAAATTTAGCACTATCACTTCAATTCCTGAAAAGATGGCAAAAACTAAGCTGAAAGACCATCCAATCTCTACTTTGAGATCAACTCCAAGCAAAACAAAGGCGAAAGTGCAACGCTTTCCAAGCGAAAAGGCGTTGACGACACCAAGGAAGAAAAAATGTTCAACAAACCAAGAGCCACTTCGAAGTGTGAAGTATCAGAAGGCGCCAATTGGAGCACCCAAGAATAGAAGTGTGGCAAAAGCCCTATTTCACTATAGCCCAAAGAAAACAGATGAGACTAGAACCCCTTCAAAGTGCCATGCCCCAGTATCTGAGGTTTGCACTGAGATGAGGCTTAACATTCGCAGTCGAACAAAGAATGTACCGAGCAGGTACCTTTGCAAGCCATCTACTGCAATGAATTCGAAAAGAACTGAAGAAACTGCGAAGAGttcaaagaagaaagttgaggGTTGTTCCCAGATACGCAATTCCCCGGTGCTTCGAGAAGGGATTCAGAGCAACTCTAATGACACAGGAACTGATGGAAGACTAGGTAATCTGAGTATCTTGGCTACTGATGTCGAAGAGCATCTCGCACCTTTAGTGGTTTCCTCTGTTAAAGAGTCTTTGCAATCAGCAACAGCAGATGCTACAACCTCCAGCAAGTCAAAAGCACCACAAAATTCTAAGGATGATTTAGAAAACAAGGTTTCCATGCAGCAAATTTCCATCAGAGCAGCTACCGAGACTCGAGCAGTGGAGAATGCTACTGACCTGGATGACAATAAAGAAAATGCTTCATACAGTGATAGAGCTACTAG AGATATAGATTCAAATGCGACAAATTTTGAAAACGAGAACTTGCAGTCGGAGACCTGCAAGAATGCTCCTCATAAG GCAATCCGAGCTCCGATTAAGTCCCTTAAGGAACCTTCTGATCAAGGAGGAAAGCACAAGAGAACTACGAATCCGAAGCCTTTCAGATTTAGAACTGAT GAAAGAGGGATTCTCAAAGAAGCAAACCTGCAGAGAAGGCAGATTGGAGCTCAGGAAGGAACAACCACCACACTCAGGCATGGAGAAGGATTGCAA AAGAATGGGAGGCCTTTCCATGGACTGGTAAAGCAAACTACTTCTGGTGAAGGTGTGCGCAATGCCCAGCCTGTAAGTAAAAGAAGCCATTGA
- the LOC103723627 gene encoding uncharacterized protein LOC103723627 isoform X3: MENLRLDLMEESADTMEEDEFYEEIEAPKFVDFTAPDRSRPDDRSWFCVRVGCDQNHEEVDLDALYRSFVLRVMAARSPNVGLRKALNRQGPRSMAKCPHSAPAKSAKDKISKFSTITSIPEKMAKTKLKDHPISTLRSTPSKTKAKVQRFPSEKALTTPRKKKCSTNQEPLRSVKYQKAPIGAPKNRSVAKALFHYSPKKTDETRTPSKCHAPVSEVCTEMRLNIRSRTKNVPSRYLCKPSTAMNSKRTEETAKSSKKKVEGCSQIRNSPVLREGIQSNSNDTGTDGRLGNLSILATDVEEHLAPLVVSSVKESLQSATADATTSSKSKAPQNSKDDLENKVSMQQISIRAATETRAVENATDLDDNKENASYSDRATRDIDSNATNFENENLQSETCKNAPHKAIRAPIKSLKEPSDQGGKHKRTTNPKPFRFRTDERGILKEANLQRRQIGAQEGTTTTLRHGEGLQKNGRPFHGLVKQTTSGEGVRNAQPCDSFRKGAGVPFRKGEQQSRNCRHEYKGQETYHGSKRTKLSQDQSSKGLHKET, translated from the exons CAGCCCCTGATCGTTCTCGGCCGGATGACCGCTCCTGGTTCTGCGTTCGTGTCG GATGTGACCAAAATCACGAGGAAGTAGATCTTGATGCTCTATACAGAAGTTTCGTGCTTCGG GTCATGGCAGCAAGGAGCCCAAATGTAGGGCTTCGAAAAGCATTAAATCGACAAGGACCAAG ATCAATGGCAAAATGTCCACATTCCGCACCAGCAAAGTCAGCCAAGGATAAAATAAGTAAATTTAGCACTATCACTTCAATTCCTGAAAAGATGGCAAAAACTAAGCTGAAAGACCATCCAATCTCTACTTTGAGATCAACTCCAAGCAAAACAAAGGCGAAAGTGCAACGCTTTCCAAGCGAAAAGGCGTTGACGACACCAAGGAAGAAAAAATGTTCAACAAACCAAGAGCCACTTCGAAGTGTGAAGTATCAGAAGGCGCCAATTGGAGCACCCAAGAATAGAAGTGTGGCAAAAGCCCTATTTCACTATAGCCCAAAGAAAACAGATGAGACTAGAACCCCTTCAAAGTGCCATGCCCCAGTATCTGAGGTTTGCACTGAGATGAGGCTTAACATTCGCAGTCGAACAAAGAATGTACCGAGCAGGTACCTTTGCAAGCCATCTACTGCAATGAATTCGAAAAGAACTGAAGAAACTGCGAAGAGttcaaagaagaaagttgaggGTTGTTCCCAGATACGCAATTCCCCGGTGCTTCGAGAAGGGATTCAGAGCAACTCTAATGACACAGGAACTGATGGAAGACTAGGTAATCTGAGTATCTTGGCTACTGATGTCGAAGAGCATCTCGCACCTTTAGTGGTTTCCTCTGTTAAAGAGTCTTTGCAATCAGCAACAGCAGATGCTACAACCTCCAGCAAGTCAAAAGCACCACAAAATTCTAAGGATGATTTAGAAAACAAGGTTTCCATGCAGCAAATTTCCATCAGAGCAGCTACCGAGACTCGAGCAGTGGAGAATGCTACTGACCTGGATGACAATAAAGAAAATGCTTCATACAGTGATAGAGCTACTAG AGATATAGATTCAAATGCGACAAATTTTGAAAACGAGAACTTGCAGTCGGAGACCTGCAAGAATGCTCCTCATAAG GCAATCCGAGCTCCGATTAAGTCCCTTAAGGAACCTTCTGATCAAGGAGGAAAGCACAAGAGAACTACGAATCCGAAGCCTTTCAGATTTAGAACTGAT GAAAGAGGGATTCTCAAAGAAGCAAACCTGCAGAGAAGGCAGATTGGAGCTCAGGAAGGAACAACCACCACACTCAGGCATGGAGAAGGATTGCAA AAGAATGGGAGGCCTTTCCATGGACTGGTAAAGCAAACTACTTCTGGTGAAGGTGTGCGCAATGCCCAGCCT TGTGACAGCTTCAGGAAAGGTGCCGGCGTCCCATTTAGGAAGGGAGAACAACAAAGTCGGAATTGCCGCCATGAGTATAAAGGCCAAGAGACCTACCACGGTTCCAAAAGGACCAAACTTTCACAGGATCAATCTTCCAAAGGGTTGCACAAAGAAACCTGA
- the LOC103723628 gene encoding probable xyloglucan glycosyltransferase 1 isoform X2: protein MAPSFGWWAKESHRGTPVIVKMENPNWSISEMSPEDDDDYGVDVGGSSKEEEFAGGRPRKGGRGKNAKQITWVLLLKAHRAAGCLASLASAFFGLASVVRRRVASGRTDSDATSSPPEESPVLRTRFYSFIKVFLWLSVMLLGVEVVAYFKGWHLGAPQLRGFVFPTSFGVRDLFDSVYSGWIHFRAAYVAPPLQFLADGCVILFLIQSVDRLILCLGCFWIRFKRIKPTLKTTKPIAGGSDDLESGGEDFPMVLVQIPMCNEREVYEQSIAAVCNLDWPRSSLLVQVLDDSDDPTTQALIKEEVEKWQQSGARIVYRHRVIRDGYKAGNLKSAMNCSYVKDYEFVAIFDADFQPQPDFLKRTVPHFKDNGEVGLVQARWSFVNKDENLLTRLQNINLCFHFEVEQQVNGVFINFFGFNGTAGVWRIKALEDAGGWLERTTVEDMDIAVRAHLKGWKFIFLNDVECQCELPESYEAYRKQQHRWHSGPMQLFRLCLPDIMRSKEAIMWEDNKNLSMLSPLD from the exons ATGGCGCCGTCGTTCGGTTGGTGGGCGAAGGAGAGCCACCGCGGGACGCCGGTGATCGTCAAAATGGAGAATCCTAACTGGTCCATCTCGGAGATGTCCCCAGAAGACGACGACGACTACGGCGTCGACGTCGGCGGCAGTAGCAAAGAGGAGGAGTTCGCCGGCGGTCGGCCGCGGAAGGGCGGCCGGGGGAAGAACGCGAAGCAGATCACTTGGGTTCTCCTCCTCAAGGCCCACCGCGCTGCCGGCTGCCTCGCCTCCCTCGCCTCCGCCTTCTTCGGCCTGGCGTCCGTCGTCCGCCGCCGCGTCGCGTCCGGTCGGACGGACTCCGACGCCACCTCCTCCCCGCCAGAGGAGAGCCCGGTGCTGCGGACACGCTTCTACTCTTTTATCAAGGTCTTCCTCTGGCTCTCGGTGATGCTCTTGGGGGTCGAGGTCGTCGCCTACTTCAAGGGCTGGCACCTGGGGGCTCCGCAGCTGCGGGGCTTCGTCTTTCCCACCTCATTTGGCGTTCGAGATCTCTTCGACTCGGTGTACTCCGGCTGGATCCACTTCCGGGCGGCATACGTCGCTCCACCGCTCCAGTTCCTCGCCGACGGCTGCGTCATTCTCTTCCTTATCCAGAGCGTCGACCGCCTCATCCTCTGCCTCGGCTGCTTCTGGATCCGCTTCAAGAGGATCAAACCCACGCTGAAGACCACTAAACCCATCGCCGGAGGCTCCGACGACCTCGAATCCGGCGGCGAGGACTTCCCCATGGTTCTAGTCCAGATACCCATGTGCAATGAGAGGGAG GTGTATGAGCAATCCATTGCTGCTGTGTGTAATCTGGATTGGCCGAGGTCCAGTTTGCTGGTTCAGGTGCTGGATGATTCTGACGATCCCACAACGCAGGCACTGATCAAGGAGGAGGTGGAGAAGTGGCAGCAGAGTGGAGCTCGGATCGTGTACCGACACCGGGTGATCCGAGATGGATACAAGGCCGGCAACCTCAAGTCTGCCATGAATTGCAGCTATGTTAAGGACTATGAGTTCGTTGCGATCTTTGATGCTGACTTCCAGCCGCAGCCGGACTTTTTGAAGCGAACTGTTCCCCATTTTAAG GACAATGGGGAGGTGGGGTTGGTGCAAGCTAGATGGTCTTTTGTGAACAAAGATGAGAACTTGCTGACCCGGCTGCAGAACATCAACCTGTGCTTCCACTTTGAGGTGGAGCAGCAGGTGAATGGGGTGTTCATCAACTTCTTTGGCTTCAATGGGACGGCCGGAGTTTGGAGGATTAAGGCTCTGGAGGATGCCGGGGGATGGTTGGAGAGGACCACTGTGGAGGACATGGACATTGCGGTCCGAGCCCATCTCAAGGGATGGAAGTTCATCTTCCTCAATGATGTGGAG TGCCAATGCGAATTGCCCGAGTCATATGAGGCTTACCGGAAGCAACAGCACCGCTGGCATTCCGGTCCCATGCAGTTGTTTAGGCTCTGCTTGCCGGATATCATGCGATCCAAG